Proteins co-encoded in one Metabacillus sp. KUDC1714 genomic window:
- the mtnX gene encoding 2-hydroxy-3-keto-5-methylthiopentenyl-1-phosphate phosphatase, whose amino-acid sequence MNNRAIICDFDGTITETDNIIAIMRQFAPPEWDGLKKDVLSQEISVREGVGNMFQLLPSFIKKDIVQFILDHAEIRPGFKEFVQYTKEKNIPLYIVSGGIDFFVYPILEGLIDEGQIYCNKADFSNEMITIEWPHSCDHTCDNDCGCCKPSLIKNLTSKDQHKIVIGDSITDLQAAKLADFVIARDLLLEKCEELHLPHKPFTTFYDVIEIIEGVSV is encoded by the coding sequence ATGAACAATAGAGCAATAATCTGTGATTTTGATGGGACGATCACAGAGACAGATAACATCATTGCGATTATGAGGCAGTTTGCACCACCTGAATGGGATGGCCTTAAAAAAGATGTACTATCTCAAGAAATTTCTGTTCGAGAAGGTGTTGGAAACATGTTTCAACTTCTACCTTCTTTTATAAAAAAAGACATTGTTCAATTTATATTAGATCATGCTGAAATTCGCCCTGGTTTTAAAGAATTTGTCCAATATACGAAAGAAAAAAATATTCCGCTTTATATTGTTAGTGGGGGCATTGATTTTTTCGTTTATCCAATCCTTGAAGGTTTGATTGATGAAGGACAAATTTATTGCAATAAAGCTGATTTTTCGAATGAAATGATTACTATTGAATGGCCTCATAGCTGTGACCATACATGTGATAATGATTGTGGCTGCTGTAAACCTTCACTAATTAAAAATTTAACAAGCAAGGATCAACACAAAATAGTTATTGGAGACTCGATTACAGATTTACAAGCAGCAAAACTGGCTGATTTTGTGATCGCAAGAGATTTGCTCTTAGAAAAATGTGAAGAATTACATTTGCCACATAAACCATTTACAACCTTTTATGATGTAATTGAGATAATTGAGGGGGTGTCAGTATGA
- a CDS encoding 1,2-dihydroxy-3-keto-5-methylthiopentene dioxygenase, which produces MAVIKIRNTNEVIEGHENVSSFLEKQGVLYEHWEMRKLPETLKEKFVLSDQDKEEILSTYKEEIEDLAERRGYKTWDIVALSDATPNLEDLLKKFENVHTHTEDEVRAITAGHGIFIIKGDDQTGYFDVELEAGDVISVPEGNPHFFTLMEDRQVVAVRLFIETEGWVAHPFEEKEEVNK; this is translated from the coding sequence ATGGCAGTTATTAAAATTAGAAATACAAATGAAGTAATTGAAGGTCATGAAAATGTTTCAAGCTTTTTGGAAAAACAAGGAGTTCTTTATGAACATTGGGAAATGCGTAAACTTCCTGAAACTTTGAAAGAAAAGTTTGTATTAAGTGATCAAGACAAAGAAGAGATTTTATCAACATACAAAGAAGAGATTGAAGATTTGGCAGAAAGAAGAGGTTACAAAACCTGGGATATAGTTGCTTTATCAGATGCAACACCAAACTTAGAGGATTTACTTAAGAAATTTGAAAACGTGCATACTCACACAGAAGATGAGGTTAGAGCGATTACGGCTGGACATGGTATTTTTATCATCAAAGGCGATGACCAAACTGGCTATTTCGATGTTGAGCTAGAAGCTGGTGATGTCATTTCTGTACCAGAAGGAAATCCACATTTCTTTACATTGATGGAAGATCGTCAAGTTGTAGCAGTTAGATTATTTATCGAAACAGAGGGATGGGTTGCACATCCTTTCGAAGAAAAAGAAGAAGTAAATAAGTGA
- a CDS encoding methylthioribulose 1-phosphate dehydratase — protein sequence MSLMAKRWEELADIKRVLARRDWFPGTSGNLAIKIDDEPISFLVTASGKDKTKETNEDFLLVDSKGQPVGETHLKPSAETLLHVEIFNKTNAGCSLHVHTVDNNVISELYGDKGSITFKGQEIIKAYGLWDEDAEFTIPIIYNHAHIPTLAADFAKFVKEDAGAILIRNHGITAWGRDALEAKKYLEASEFLFSYHLKLLSFKHVMV from the coding sequence ATGAGTCTAATGGCTAAAAGATGGGAAGAGCTTGCTGATATTAAAAGAGTACTAGCAAGACGTGATTGGTTTCCAGGTACGAGTGGAAACTTGGCGATAAAGATTGATGACGAGCCTATTAGTTTTCTCGTTACTGCAAGTGGGAAAGATAAAACAAAGGAAACAAACGAGGACTTTTTACTAGTTGACAGTAAAGGTCAGCCAGTTGGAGAAACTCACTTAAAGCCTTCTGCAGAGACACTTCTCCATGTTGAAATTTTCAACAAGACGAATGCTGGCTGCAGTCTACATGTTCATACAGTTGACAATAATGTGATTTCTGAATTATATGGTGATAAAGGAAGCATTACATTTAAAGGTCAAGAAATTATAAAAGCATATGGATTATGGGATGAAGATGCTGAGTTTACTATTCCGATTATCTACAATCATGCACATATCCCAACATTAGCAGCTGATTTCGCTAAGTTTGTGAAAGAAGATGCTGGTGCTATCTTAATAAGAAACCATGGGATTACGGCTTGGGGAAGAGACGCCCTAGAAGCAAAAAAATATTTAGAAGCTAGTGAATTTCTTTTTTCTTATCATTTGAAATTATTATCTTTCAAACATGTAATGGTGTAA